The DNA segment GTGCGGTGTTCGAGCAGCGAGCGCACCGCCCGCTCCAGGCCCGCCGTCGCGTCCACCGCGTGCGTGGGTGTGCTGGAACCGGCGACGGCGACCCAGCGCACGCCGCCCCAGGGCTCCAGGCCCTGCTCGATGAGCTCCGGGAAGATCCAGCGGTTGCCCGCGTCGCCGGCCGCGTCCAGCGTCGCGCGGCCGACGGCCACATGGTCCGGGGTGTTCCAGGCGACGCCTCCCCAGGTGTCCCGGTGGTTGAGCGTGATCACCAGCTCGGGCCGGTAGCGGCGGATCGCGGCGGCGATGTCGCGGCGCAGGCCGATGCCGTACTCGATCACGCCGTCCTGGTGGTCGAGGAACTCCACAGCGGACACGCCCACGACGGCCGCGCCGGCCCGCTGCTCGCGCTCCCGCAGCGGTGCGCACTTCGCGGGTTCCAGGGTGTCGATGCCGGCCTCGCCGCGGGTCGCGAGGACGTAGGAGACCTCACGACCCCCGTCGGTCCAGGCGGCGATCGCAGCCGAGCAGCCGTACTCGAGGTCGTCGGGGTGCGCGACGACGGCAAGCGCGCGCTGCCAGTCGTCCGGCATGGGCTTCAGCTGAGTGATCGTCGGCTCGGTCATGTCCGCACACTAACGCGTGACTCTGACATCACGCTTCGTCACGGGTGAGCGCGAGCAGCCGGTCCAGGACGCGGGGGCCGCCGGCCCGTACGCCGTCGTGCTCGAACTCGTCCGTCACCCAGGTCCGCAGTCCGCGGATCGCGCGGGCGGTGGCGAGGGAGTGGGCGGTGTCGACGTACATGTCGTCGTGGTAGACGGCGGCCGCGACCGGCACCTCGTTGGCGGCGAGGCGCGCCGGGTCGTACAGGGGCTTCCAGTCGGTGCGGGCGGCAAGGAGTTCGGCGGTCTCGCGCAGCGGGCGCAGCGCCGGATCGCAGTCGAACATCCACGGGTGGATCGTCTCGCCGGTGAACAGCAGCGGTCCGTCGCCCGCGAGGGTCTTGGCCGCGTCGAACTGCGGGAACTCCGCGCGAACGCGCTCGGCGGACCAGTTGGTGGGGCGCGTGTCCTGGCCGTAGATCGCCTCGTGGACGAGGGCGTAGAGCGGGTGGCTCGCGTACGACAGCAGGCCCTGGACCTCCTCCTGGAAGGCGTCCGAGAGGGCGGATCCCTGGGGGGTGCGGACGAAGGCGTCCTCCAGCAGGTAGTGCAGGCGGTGGCTGCCCTCGCCGCCGCCGAGGAGGATACCGAGGGACTGGAAGGCCTCGGCGGTGAGGCGGTAGCCGTTCGGCAGGACCACATCGCTTGCGAGGAGGTGGTCGGCGATTCGGCGGGCGCGCTCGACGTCCTGCGGGTAGCGGGCGTAGTGCGCGGCGACCTTGCGCTCGATCCGCGGGTAGGCCGCGCGATAGACGTCGTCGGCGTGCGCGTCGAGGGAGGGCAGGCCGCCGGTGACGACCGCGGCGGTCAGGCCCTCGGGGGCGGTGGAGAGGTAGTTGACCGTGCAGAAGCCGCCGAAGCTCTGGCCGAGGACGGTCCAGGGAGCGCCGCCGGTCACCTCACGGCGGATCGCCTCGCAGTCACGCACGATCGAGTCGGCACGGAAGTGCGTGAGGTGGTCGGCCTGTTCGGCGGGGGTGCCGCGCAGCGGGAGGGTCTGGCGGTTGGCGGGCGCGGAGTGGCCGGTGCCGCGCTGGTCCAGCAGCAGGACGCGGTACTCCTTGAGCGCGCGGCCGAGCCAGGCGCCCTTGCCGACGAAACGGTTCGCCCCGAAGCCGGGGCCGCCCTGGAGGTAGACCAGCCACGGCTGGTCCTGGTGTGCCTTGTCGCTGGCGACGACCTCACGGGCGTAGAGCTCGATCGTCTCGCCCGTCGGGGCGTCGTGGTCGAGGGGCACGGTGAAGTGGCGGTCGGTGAGGACGACGCCGGGCTGGCGGTAGCTGACGGTCAACAGGGCTCCCGGGACGGATGGTTTTCGGGCCGCGTCCCAGTTCAACACATGTTCGTCCGCCGACCGAGCCCTGGGATCATGAAATCGTACTGAACGGCCGATCAGTGGCCCCGGGTCCGGATCGCCTCGGGATCAGCGGGCCGACAGGCTGGAGCGCCGCACCACCAGCTCGGGCTGGAGTACGACACGCCGGTGCTCGTGCCGCTTCGTCCCGGTCTCCTCCTCCGTCTCCTCCAGCAGCATCTCCGCCGCGAGAGTGCCCATGGTGACCGCGGGCTGCCGTACGGAGGTGAGGGGGACGGCCGCGGCGGCCGCGAACTCGATGTCGTCGTAGCCGACGATCGCGAGGTCGTCGGGGACGCCGACGCCCGCGGCGTACATGGCCTGCAGGACGCCCAGGGCGAGCAGGTCGTTGGCGCAGAAGACGGCGGTCGGGCGGTCGGCGAGGCCGAGCAGGCGGGCACCCGCGTCCCGGCCGGCGGCGACGTCGAGCCGCTCGGTAGGCAGCTCGCGCAGGTTCTCGGGGCCGAGGCCCGCCTCCGCCAGCGCGTTCAGGGCGCCGGTGCGGCGGTCGCGGACCTGGTTGAGGCCGGGCGGGCCGCTGACGTAGGCGATGGAGCGGTGCCCGGCGTCGACGAGGTGGCGTACGGCCAGCGCGCCGCCCGCGACGTCGTCGACGGAGACCGAGCACTCGGTGGTGCCCTCGGCGACCCGGTCGACCAGGACGAAGGGGATGTTGTGGCGGCGAAACGTTTCGATGTTGCGTCCGGTGGCGTCGGCCGGGGTCAGCAGCACGCCCCGCACACGCTGTTCGGCGAAGAGGGACAGGTAGTCGGCCTCCTCGCCGGCGCTCTGCGCGCTGTTGCAGACCATCACGCCGAGCCCGGCGTCCCGCGCGGTCCGCTCGGCGCCGCGCGCCACGTCGACGAAGAACGGGTTGCCCATGTCGAGGACGAGCAGCCCCATGATCCGGCTGCGTCCCGCGCGCAGCTGGCGCGCGGACTCGCTGCGGACATAGCCCAGCCGGTCTATCGCGGACTGCACCCGCGCCCGGGTCTCCGTGGCGACCGCGTCCGGACGGTTGATGACGTTGGACACCGTGCCGACGGAGACTCCGGCGGCGCGTGCGACGTCCTTGATACCCACCGACTGGGCCATCGGGCAGGGACCTCCAGAAAGACTCGTAAGACGTGGGGCGGCGGGAAGGCCTTCACATTACCGTCATGCCGCCCACATCGGCTGCGATCAGGCAGGCAGGCGGAAGTTGAGGTTACGCAGCGCCGAGGGCGTCGTACCGCTGGACTTCTCCTGGTACATGATCGACAGGTAGTGGTCCTGGCCGACGCGCGTCTCGTCGATCACGACCTCGCCGAAGGCGTTCAGCCCTGCGGTGACACCGTCGTACAGCACCGTCCAGTCCGTGTGTCCGGAGGCCTTGGAGGCTCCGGCGATCCGGCAGAACGGGAAGATCGCGTACGCGTTGTCGTACTTGTCCAGGATCAGCTTGGTGCGCTGGCTGGAGTTCAGCGGGACGGGGATCTCGGTCTTCTGCCAGGTGCCCGAGGCGTTCTTGCGGACGTGGAAGGCGCGGCCGTTCGCGGTGCGGTCGGCTACGTAGTTCGTGGTGCACTGCCCGAAGCGGCCGGGGACGTAGCTGATGATCGCGTGCGGCAGGCCCGCGGAGTCGGTGAACTGGCTCTCCTGGTTCATCAGGGAGTGGTCGGGGTTGATTGCGTCGATCACCAGGCCGCTGTCGGTGACGGCGACCTTGTCGGAGCCGCCGGTCGTGCCGACGACGGTGCCGGCGTTGTTGCGCCAGGTGCGGCCGCGGTCGTCGGAGTAGACATAGCCGGTGTCGTGGTTGGTGATGCCGCCGCCGTTGCACATCACGGCGCCGTTCTGCTCGCGCCAGGTGAAGAAGGAGTGCAGGCGGCCGCCCCGGTCGTAGTCGATGCCGTGCAGGTACATGTTGCGGGCGGTCGACGAGCCGTGTTCGCTGGTGTACGTGCCCGTGGAGCTGGACCACTCGCCGAGGTCGGTCCAGGCCGAACCGTTGTACTCGGCGAGGGCGTTGCGGCCGTTTCCGGAGACGGCGACCCGGTAGCTGAGCTGGAGTCCGCCTTCGGGGGTGGAGATGAACTGCGGGTAGGTGAACTGCGAGGTGAGGGCGAGGCCGTCCATGGTCGACTGGGGTGCGCCGAAGCGGCTCGCGGTCCAGCTCAGGCCTGCCGGGCTGTCCATCAGCCCGGCGACGGACTTGACGTAGGTGAAGCCGTCGCTGTGCGAGTCCATGTTGAGGTGAAGGCGGCCGTCGACCTTCGAGATCCCCATCGAGATGACGTTGTGGGAGTCGTTGTAGCGCAGGGTGTGGCCCACCTTGACCGTGGACCAGGTGGTGGCGCCGAGCGCGCGGCGGCCGACGACGGCGCCTCGGTCGGCGGTGTACCAGACGGCGTACTGGTAGCCCTTGTAGGTCAGCAGGCCGTTCTTCTGGAAGGCGTTGTTGTTGACCAGTCCGTCGTACGACACGAAGAAGATGGCCTGCGTGTCGAGCGTGGTCGTGCCGGTCAGGGTGAGGGACGGACCGGGGTCGGCCGCGCGGGCGGTGCCGGAGGCGAGGGCGGGGGTCATCACGGCTCCGGCGAGGGCGGCGCCCAGCAGGGTGCGTCTCTTCATCTCGGGGGACTCCATGGTCGGCTGGGAGGGGGCGGTTCAGGCGAGGTGGAACACTTCCGTGAGCGGTTTCATGGCCTCGTCGGGGCGGGCGCCGTCCAGCGACTCGAAGAACGGCGCCATCTCCTTCTGCCAGCGGGCGTTGACCTCCGTGGCCGCCATGCCGGCCTGGGCGGCGGCGAAGTCCCCGGTCTCCAGATAGCCGACGAGGAGGCCGTCGTCGCGCAGGAAGAGCGAGTAGTTGTGCCAGCCGGTGGCGGAGAGCGCTTCGAGCATCTCCGGCCACACGGCGGCGTGCCGCTCGCGGTACTCGTCCAGGCGGTCCTGACGGACCTTCAGCAGGAAGCACACGCGCTGCATCAACGACCCTCCGGGGCCCAGAAGTTGAAGACGGACTCAGAAGTTTGAAGCCGGGCTCAGAAATTGAACTTGTCGATGTTCTTGGCGTCGAACACGGTCGGCTTGCCGAGGCTGATCACACCGTCCTTGCCGATGGTGTACTCGCCCATGTCGCCGGCCTCGAAGGTCTCGCCCTCCTTGCCGGTGATCTGGCCGGAGACCAGGGCGACGGCGGTACGGGCGGCCAGCTCGCCGAGCTTCGAGGGGTCCCACAGCTCGAACGCCTCGACGGTCCCGTTCTTGACGTACTTGCGCATGTCGTTCGGGGTGCCGAGACCGGTCAGCTTGACCTTGCCCTTGTACTTGGAGCCGGAGATGTACTGGGCGGCCGCCTTGATGCCGACCGTCGTCGGGGAGATGATCCCCTTCAGGTTCGGGTACTCCTGGAGCAGGCCCTGGGTCTGCTGGAAGGACTGCTGGGCGTCGTCGTTGCCGTAGGCGATCTTGACGAGCTTGATGTCCTTGTACTTGGGGTCCTTGAGCTCGTCCTTCATGAAGTCGATCCAGGTGTTCTGGTTCGTCGCGGTCTGCGCGGCGGACAGGATCGCGATCTCGCCCTTGTAGTCGATCTGTTCGGCGAGCAGCTGCACCTCGGTGCGGCCGAGGTCCTCGGCGGACGCCTGCGAGACGAAGGCGTTGCGGCAGTCGGCGGTGGTGTCGGAGTCGTAGGTGACGACCTTGATGTCGTTCTTCATGGCCTGCTTCAGCGCGGTGCACAGGGCGCCCGGGTCCTGCGCGGAGACGGCCATCGCGTCGACCTGCTGCTGGGTGAGCGTGTTGACGTAACTCACCTGCCCGGCGGTGTCGGTCGCGCTGGACGGCCCGACCTCCTTGTAGCTGGAGCCCAGCTCCTTCAGCGCCGCCTCGCCGCCCTTGTCGGCGGAGGTGAAGTAGGGGTTGTTGACCTGCTTGGGCAGGAAGCCGACGGTCAGGCCCTTCTTCAACTCGGCGTTCGGGTCGGCCTTGCCGGCGGTGGCGGCGGAGGCGCCCTCGTTCTTGACGTCCTCTTTGGTGGTGCCCCCGCAGGCGGTGAGGGCGAGAGCGAGGGACGTGGCGGCGGCGAGGGCCGCGGAGGCGCGGCGGAGGGATGACTTGCGCATGGTGGGAGTCCTTTACGAGGAAGGGCTGAGTTACGAGGTCGGAGTCGAGGCGGCTCTACGGCCCGCCCTCGCCACGGAGATCTGCCGTGCGACCCGCGGGCCGAGCACGGACAGCACGAGCAGGACGCCGGTGACGACGATCTGCGACTGGGCGGAGACGTCCTGGAGGCTCATGACGTTCTGCAGCGCCCCCAGCAGGAACACCCCGGCGATGGCGCCGCCCAGCGTGCCCTTGCCGCCGTCGAAGTCGATGCCGCCGAGCAACACGGCGGCCACGACGGAGAGTTCGAGCCCCGTGGCGTTGTCGTAGCGGGCGCTCGCGTAGTGCAGCGCCCAGAAGATGCCGGTGAGGGAGGCCATCAGGCCGGTCACCGTGAACAGGATCAGCTTCTGCCGCTTGACGCGGATACCGGCGAAGCGCGCCGCCTCCTCGCTCGCGCCGGTGGCGAAGACCGACCGTCCGAACGGGGTGGCGTGCAGCGCGACCACGGCGATGGCGAGCAGGACGAGGAAGGGCAGGAACGCGTACGGAATGAACGTGTCCCCGATCCGTCCGGCGGCGAAGTCCAGGTACTGGGACGGGAAGTCGGTCACCGCGTCCGACCCGAGCACGATCTGTGCGATGCCCCGGTAGGCGGCGAGGGTGCCGATCGTGACGGCGAGGGACGGCAGGCCCAGCCTGGTCACCAGGAGCCCGTTGATCAGACCGCACACCACACCGAGCAGGAGGCAGATCGGGATGATCGTCTCGATCGTCATGCCCTGGTTCCACAGCGCACCCATCACCGCGCCCGAGAGCCCGGCGGTCGATGCGACCGAGAGATCGATCTCGCCCGAGACGACCAGCAGCGTCATCGGCAGGGCGATCAAAGCGATCGGAAGGGTGTTCCCGATCAGGAACGACAGGTTGAGAGCGTTTCCGAAGCCATCGACCGTGGTGAAGGACAGCAGGAGCACGACGATCAGAAGGGCGCCGACGACCGTGTCCCAGCGAACGGCGCGCGCGAGCGACGAGTCAGCCATGGCGGGCGTTCCTCTTCTTCAGGGCGTTGGCCACGCGCAGCGCGACGATCCGGTCGACCGCGATGGCGAGGATGAGCAGGATGCCGTTGATGGCGAGCACCCAGACGGAGCTGACGCCGAGGGCGGGCAGGACGCTGTTGATGGAGGTCAGCAGCAGCGCGCCGAGCGCGGCACCGTAGACGCTGCCGGAGCCGCCGGTGAAGACGACACCGCCGACCACGACCGCGCTGACGACGGTGAGTTCGTAGCCGTTGCCGGTGCCGGAGTCGACGTTGCCGAACCGGGCGAGGTACAGGGCGCCCGCGAGACCGGCGAGCGCACCGCAGAAGGTGTACGCGGCCAGGATCCGCTTGCGCACCGGGATGCCGGCGAGGCGGGCGGCCTCCGGGTTGGAGCCGAGGGCGTACAGCTCGCGGCCGCTGCCGAAGTGCCTGAGGTAGTACGCGGTCGCCACCAGCACGGCGAGGGCGATCAGCGCCAGCCACGGCACCGCGGAGATGCCGCCGGAGCCGAAGTCGACGAAGCCGTCCGGGAGGTCGGCCGCGGTGATCTGGCGGGAGCCGACCCAGATGGAGTCGATGCCGCGGATGATGTAGAGCGTGCCGAGGGTGACGACGAGCGCGGGCACCTGGCCGAGGCTGACGAGCAGGCCGTTCAGCAAGCCGAAGCCGATGCCCAGCAGGACCGCCAGGAGCACGGCGACGACCGGGTTCCCGCCGCCCTGGAGGTACGTTCCGGCGGCGAAGGCGCTGATGCCGAGCGTCGAGCCGACCGACAGGTCCACGTTCCTCGTGATGACGACCAGGGACTGGCCCGTGGCGACCAGGACGAGGATCGTCGCGTTCAGCAGCAGGTCCTTGATGCCCTGCTCGGTGAGGAACTCGCTGTTGCCCAGCTGGGTGACGACGATCATCACCACGAAGACGACCAGGATGGCGAGTTCACGCATCTTGAAGACGCGGTCGACCAGGCGGGTGCCGCTGGACTTCGGCACGTCGGTGACAGGTGCCTCCTTGGGAGTGATCACCGTCATGCGGCGGCCCTCCCCGTTGCTGCGGCCATCACGGTTTCCTCGGTGGCTTCGGAGCGTGGGATCTCGGCGGTGAGGCGGCCCTCGTGCATCACGAGCACGCGGTCGGCCATGCCGAGGATCTCGGGCAGGTCGGAGGAGATCATCAGAACGGCCACGCCGTCGGCGGCCAACTCGCTGAGCAGCCGGTGCACTTCGGCCTTCGTACCGACGTCGATGCCCCGGGTCGGCTCGTCGACGATCAGCACCTCGGGGCCGGTGGCGAGCCACTTGGCGAGGACGACCTTCTGCTGGTTGCCGCCGGACAGGGTGTTGACCGTGTCGGCGATCCGCGCGTACTTGACCTGGAGCTTGACGGCCCAGTCGAGGGAGCGGCTGCGCTCGGCGCCGCGGTCCATCAGGCCGGCCCTGACGGTCGTACGCAGCCCGGTGAGGCCGATGTTGCGCTCGATGGACATGTCCATGACCAGGCCTTGAGCCCGCCGGTCCTCGGGGACCAGGGCGAGGCCGCAGGCCATGGCGGTGGAGGGGGCGCCGTTGGTGAGCGCCTTGCCGCCGACGGACACCTCGCCCGCGTCCCACCGGTCGATGCCGAACACGGCCCGCGCGACCTCGGTACGGCCCGCGCCGACGAGCCCCGCGAGACCGACGATCTCACCGCGTCGTACGTCGAAGGAGACATCGGTGAAGACGCCCTCACGGGTCAACCTGCGGACGCTCAGGGCCACTTCGCCCGGCTTCACGTCCTGCTTGGGGTACAGGTCGTCGAGGTCGCGGCCGACCATCCGGCGTACGAGGTCCTCCTCGGTCATGCCGTCCAGCGGCTCGCTGGCGATCCAGGCGCCGTCGCGCAGGGTGGTGACCCGCCGGCAGATCTGGAAGATCTCCTCCAGCCGATGGGAGATGAAGAGGACGGCGGCGCCCTGTTCGCGCAGGGTGCGAACGACGCCGAAGAGCCGGGCGACCTCGCTGCCGGTGAGGGCGGCGGTCGGCTCGTCCATGATCAGGACGCGGGCGTCGAAGGAGAGCGCCTTGGCGATCTCGACGATCTGCTGGTCGGCGATGGACAGGCCGCGCGCGGGCCGGTCGGGGTCGAGTTCGACGCCGAGGCGCTGCATCAGGGCGAGGGTCGCCGTGTGCGTGGCCTTGTGGTCGATCCGGCCGAGGGCGCGCCGGGGCTGACGGCCCATGAAGATGTTCTCGGCGATCGACAGGTCGGGGAAGAGGGTCGGCTCCTGGTAGATCACGGCGATACCGGCGTCGCGGGCGTCGCCGGGTCCGTGGAAGACGACGGGCGCGCCGTCGAGCAGCACCTGGCCGGCGTCCGGCCGGTGCACTCCGGCGAGCGTCTTGATCAGGGTCGACTTGCCCGCGCCGTTCTCCCCGGCGAGGGCGTGCACCTCCCCGGGAAACAGCTCCAGGGAGACGTCCCGCAGGGCGCGGACCGCGCCGAAGGACTTCGAGATGTCCCTGAGCGCCAGAACCGGGGCCGGACCCGTGGTGGACGGGTGGGTCATGAGGGCTCCTCGACGACGTCGGCGGGACGGCCCTCTCGACGTCGTGAAAGGTTTCAACTTGGTTGCCGGGACGTTAGACATGGAGCGCATGTCACGTCAATGGGTCCGTGTCGAAAAACTTTCGATGAACGAAGGTCACGGGCGAGTCACAACAAGAAGCCGTGGCTGCGGGGCTTGACACCCCTTCGGAGGCCTCATACGTTCCCGTCTTGAATCGTTTCACGACGAAGCTTTTCAGATGTCCACCGTCCGACTTCCCGTCCCGACGTCACAGGAGCCCTCAGTGACCGAGCTCGCCGCGGTGAAGGCCGCACTCAAGACCCAGGCAGTCGAAACGCCGTCGTGGGCGTACGGGAACTCGGGGACGCGGTTCAAGGTGTTCGCCCAGCAAGGCGTTCCCCGGACACCGCAGGAGAAGCTGGACGACGCCGCTCAGGTGCACGCGTTCACCGGTGTCGCCCCGACCGTCGCCCTGCACATTCCGTGGGACAAGGTCGACGACTATGCGGCGCTGGCCAAGCACGCCCAGGAGCGCGGCGTGAAGCTCGGCGCGATCAACTCCAACACCTTCCAGGACGACGACTACAAGCTGGGCAGCATCTGCCACCCGGACGCGGCGGTACGGCGCAAGGCCGTCGATCATCTGCTGGAGTGCGTCGACATCATGGACGCGACGGGCTCCGCCGATCTGAAGCTGTGGTTCGCGGACGGCACGAACTATCCCGGGCAGGATGACATCCGCTCGCGGCAGGACCGCCTGGCCGAGGGGTTGGCTGAGGTGTACGAGCGTCTCGGGGACGGGCAGCGGATGCTGCTGGAGTACAAGTTCTTCGAGCCGGCCTTCTACACGACGGACGTGCCGGACTGGGGCACGGCGTACGCGCACTGTCTGAAGCTCGGGCCGAAGGCGCAGGTCGTCGTCGACACCGGGCATCACGCGCCGGGCACCAACATCGAGTTCATCGTCGCGACGCTGCTGCGGGAGGGGAAGCTCGGCGGATTCGACTTCAACTCGCGCTTCTACGCCGACGACGACCTGATGGTGGGGGCCGCGGATCCGTTCCAGTTGTTCCGGATCATGTACGAGGTGCTGCGTGGGGGCGGGTTCACGTCCGACGTGGCGTTCATGCTCGACCAGTGCCACAACATCGAGGCGAAGATCCCGGCGATCATCCGGTCCGTGATGAACGTGCAGGAGGCCACGGGGAAAGCGCTGCTGGTTGACCGGTCTGCGTTGGCCGAGGCGCAGGCTTCCGGTGATGTGCTGGGCGCGAATGCGGTGCTCATGGATGCGTACAACACGGATGTGCGGCCGTTGCTGGCCGAGGTTCGGGAAGAGATGGGGCTCGATGCGGATCCCATGGGTGCGTATCGCCGTTCCGGATGGGCCGAGAAGGTTGTGGCTGAGCGGGTTGGTGGGCAGCAGGCCGGATGGGGGGCGTAGGCGTCTGCCGG comes from the Streptomyces sp. NBC_00443 genome and includes:
- a CDS encoding PIG-L deacetylase family protein; this encodes MTEPTITQLKPMPDDWQRALAVVAHPDDLEYGCSAAIAAWTDGGREVSYVLATRGEAGIDTLEPAKCAPLREREQRAGAAVVGVSAVEFLDHQDGVIEYGIGLRRDIAAAIRRYRPELVITLNHRDTWGGVAWNTPDHVAVGRATLDAAGDAGNRWIFPELIEQGLEPWGGVRWVAVAGSSTPTHAVDATAGLERAVRSLLEHRTYIEVLTSEDPETYARGFLTANAEALGERFGGKPAVAFELFGR
- a CDS encoding alpha/beta fold hydrolase — encoded protein: MTVSYRQPGVVLTDRHFTVPLDHDAPTGETIELYAREVVASDKAHQDQPWLVYLQGGPGFGANRFVGKGAWLGRALKEYRVLLLDQRGTGHSAPANRQTLPLRGTPAEQADHLTHFRADSIVRDCEAIRREVTGGAPWTVLGQSFGGFCTVNYLSTAPEGLTAAVVTGGLPSLDAHADDVYRAAYPRIERKVAAHYARYPQDVERARRIADHLLASDVVLPNGYRLTAEAFQSLGILLGGGEGSHRLHYLLEDAFVRTPQGSALSDAFQEEVQGLLSYASHPLYALVHEAIYGQDTRPTNWSAERVRAEFPQFDAAKTLAGDGPLLFTGETIHPWMFDCDPALRPLRETAELLAARTDWKPLYDPARLAANEVPVAAAVYHDDMYVDTAHSLATARAIRGLRTWVTDEFEHDGVRAGGPRVLDRLLALTRDEA
- a CDS encoding LacI family DNA-binding transcriptional regulator; the encoded protein is MAQSVGIKDVARAAGVSVGTVSNVINRPDAVATETRARVQSAIDRLGYVRSESARQLRAGRSRIMGLLVLDMGNPFFVDVARGAERTARDAGLGVMVCNSAQSAGEEADYLSLFAEQRVRGVLLTPADATGRNIETFRRHNIPFVLVDRVAEGTTECSVSVDDVAGGALAVRHLVDAGHRSIAYVSGPPGLNQVRDRRTGALNALAEAGLGPENLRELPTERLDVAAGRDAGARLLGLADRPTAVFCANDLLALGVLQAMYAAGVGVPDDLAIVGYDDIEFAAAAAVPLTSVRQPAVTMGTLAAEMLLEETEEETGTKRHEHRRVVLQPELVVRRSSLSAR
- a CDS encoding BNR repeat-containing protein yields the protein MKRRTLLGAALAGAVMTPALASGTARAADPGPSLTLTGTTTLDTQAIFFVSYDGLVNNNAFQKNGLLTYKGYQYAVWYTADRGAVVGRRALGATTWSTVKVGHTLRYNDSHNVISMGISKVDGRLHLNMDSHSDGFTYVKSVAGLMDSPAGLSWTASRFGAPQSTMDGLALTSQFTYPQFISTPEGGLQLSYRVAVSGNGRNALAEYNGSAWTDLGEWSSSTGTYTSEHGSSTARNMYLHGIDYDRGGRLHSFFTWREQNGAVMCNGGGITNHDTGYVYSDDRGRTWRNNAGTVVGTTGGSDKVAVTDSGLVIDAINPDHSLMNQESQFTDSAGLPHAIISYVPGRFGQCTTNYVADRTANGRAFHVRKNASGTWQKTEIPVPLNSSQRTKLILDKYDNAYAIFPFCRIAGASKASGHTDWTVLYDGVTAGLNAFGEVVIDETRVGQDHYLSIMYQEKSSGTTPSALRNLNFRLPA
- a CDS encoding L-rhamnose mutarotase, yielding MQRVCFLLKVRQDRLDEYRERHAAVWPEMLEALSATGWHNYSLFLRDDGLLVGYLETGDFAAAQAGMAATEVNARWQKEMAPFFESLDGARPDEAMKPLTEVFHLA
- the rhaS gene encoding rhamnose ABC transporter substrate-binding protein; translation: MRKSSLRRASAALAAATSLALALTACGGTTKEDVKNEGASAATAGKADPNAELKKGLTVGFLPKQVNNPYFTSADKGGEAALKELGSSYKEVGPSSATDTAGQVSYVNTLTQQQVDAMAVSAQDPGALCTALKQAMKNDIKVVTYDSDTTADCRNAFVSQASAEDLGRTEVQLLAEQIDYKGEIAILSAAQTATNQNTWIDFMKDELKDPKYKDIKLVKIAYGNDDAQQSFQQTQGLLQEYPNLKGIISPTTVGIKAAAQYISGSKYKGKVKLTGLGTPNDMRKYVKNGTVEAFELWDPSKLGELAARTAVALVSGQITGKEGETFEAGDMGEYTIGKDGVISLGKPTVFDAKNIDKFNF
- a CDS encoding ABC transporter permease; amino-acid sequence: MADSSLARAVRWDTVVGALLIVVLLLSFTTVDGFGNALNLSFLIGNTLPIALIALPMTLLVVSGEIDLSVASTAGLSGAVMGALWNQGMTIETIIPICLLLGVVCGLINGLLVTRLGLPSLAVTIGTLAAYRGIAQIVLGSDAVTDFPSQYLDFAAGRIGDTFIPYAFLPFLVLLAIAVVALHATPFGRSVFATGASEEAARFAGIRVKRQKLILFTVTGLMASLTGIFWALHYASARYDNATGLELSVVAAVLLGGIDFDGGKGTLGGAIAGVFLLGALQNVMSLQDVSAQSQIVVTGVLLVLSVLGPRVARQISVARAGRRAASTPTS
- a CDS encoding ABC transporter permease; this encodes MTVITPKEAPVTDVPKSSGTRLVDRVFKMRELAILVVFVVMIVVTQLGNSEFLTEQGIKDLLLNATILVLVATGQSLVVITRNVDLSVGSTLGISAFAAGTYLQGGGNPVVAVLLAVLLGIGFGLLNGLLVSLGQVPALVVTLGTLYIIRGIDSIWVGSRQITAADLPDGFVDFGSGGISAVPWLALIALAVLVATAYYLRHFGSGRELYALGSNPEAARLAGIPVRKRILAAYTFCGALAGLAGALYLARFGNVDSGTGNGYELTVVSAVVVGGVVFTGGSGSVYGAALGALLLTSINSVLPALGVSSVWVLAINGILLILAIAVDRIVALRVANALKKRNARHG
- a CDS encoding sugar ABC transporter ATP-binding protein; this encodes MTHPSTTGPAPVLALRDISKSFGAVRALRDVSLELFPGEVHALAGENGAGKSTLIKTLAGVHRPDAGQVLLDGAPVVFHGPGDARDAGIAVIYQEPTLFPDLSIAENIFMGRQPRRALGRIDHKATHTATLALMQRLGVELDPDRPARGLSIADQQIVEIAKALSFDARVLIMDEPTAALTGSEVARLFGVVRTLREQGAAVLFISHRLEEIFQICRRVTTLRDGAWIASEPLDGMTEEDLVRRMVGRDLDDLYPKQDVKPGEVALSVRRLTREGVFTDVSFDVRRGEIVGLAGLVGAGRTEVARAVFGIDRWDAGEVSVGGKALTNGAPSTAMACGLALVPEDRRAQGLVMDMSIERNIGLTGLRTTVRAGLMDRGAERSRSLDWAVKLQVKYARIADTVNTLSGGNQQKVVLAKWLATGPEVLIVDEPTRGIDVGTKAEVHRLLSELAADGVAVLMISSDLPEILGMADRVLVMHEGRLTAEIPRSEATEETVMAAATGRAAA
- the rhaI gene encoding L-rhamnose isomerase; this encodes MTELAAVKAALKTQAVETPSWAYGNSGTRFKVFAQQGVPRTPQEKLDDAAQVHAFTGVAPTVALHIPWDKVDDYAALAKHAQERGVKLGAINSNTFQDDDYKLGSICHPDAAVRRKAVDHLLECVDIMDATGSADLKLWFADGTNYPGQDDIRSRQDRLAEGLAEVYERLGDGQRMLLEYKFFEPAFYTTDVPDWGTAYAHCLKLGPKAQVVVDTGHHAPGTNIEFIVATLLREGKLGGFDFNSRFYADDDLMVGAADPFQLFRIMYEVLRGGGFTSDVAFMLDQCHNIEAKIPAIIRSVMNVQEATGKALLVDRSALAEAQASGDVLGANAVLMDAYNTDVRPLLAEVREEMGLDADPMGAYRRSGWAEKVVAERVGGQQAGWGA